A stretch of the Ascaphus truei isolate aAscTru1 chromosome 4, aAscTru1.hap1, whole genome shotgun sequence genome encodes the following:
- the FSAF1 gene encoding 40S small subunit processome assembly factor 1: MPEVGDQLDSVLSSLYDFGDDFEARGKKITKKISETLQSQGLSEAKETGNTNGSEEPLLPPTPGSKRKRKNVSLFFDSLKDELRGRTEHVEVSATGARSVPGSQQGGPQSVEVVTFISQRGRRKTKAQAEQERDSEVKLDLKETEESSHTFNFEKARLEVHKFGITGYKKEKQRTFEQERAIMLGARPPKKEYLNYKVYQEKVKERGITKQEESRKEKVSEPAKKRRKRGQEVRRPKRSKSGGIIPTGHVGKFKNGALILSGKDIKKIKQSKVIK, from the exons ATGCCTGAGGTGGGTGATCAGCTGGATTCGGTGCTCAGCAGCCTGTACGATTTTG GGGATGATTTTGAGGCCCGCGGCAAGAAAATAACGAAGAAAATATCCGAAACTTTGCAAAGCCAGGGACTCTCCGAAGCCAAGGAAACCGGAAACACAAATGGTTCAGAAGAACCGCTTTTGCCCCCGACACCGGGCTCCAAACGCAAGAGAAAAAACGTGTCCCTGTTCTTCGATTCCCTAAAGGATGAACTGCGGGGCCGGACCGAGCATGTGGAGGTGTCGGCCACGGGTGCTCGTAGTGTCCCCGGCTCACAGCAAGGAGGACCACAGAGTGTAGAAGTGGTGACTTTCATCAGTCAGAGAGGCAGGAGGAAAACCAAAGCACAAGCCGAGCAGGAGAGGGACTCTGAG gtAAAGCTGGACCTGAAGGAGACAGAAGAAAGTAGCCACACGTTTAATTTTGAAAAG GCTCGTTTGGAAGTTCATAAGTTTGGAATCACTGGTTACAAGAAAGAGAAGCAAAGGACGTTTGAGCAAGAGAGAGCTATTATGCTAGGAGCcagg CCTCCTAAAAAGGAATATTTAAATTACAAAGTCTATCAAGAAAAGGTCAAAGAAAGGGGAATAACAAAGCAAGAAGAAAGCAGAAAG gaaAAGGTATCGGAGCCTGCAAAGAAAAGGCGAAAGCGAGGACAGGAAGTGAG GAGGCCAAAGAGAAGCAAGTCTGGAGGTATTATTCCAACTGGCCATGTTGGGAAGTTTAAGAACGGGGCATTGATTCTAAGCGGCAAAGACATTAAGAAGATTAAGCAATCCAAAGTCATCAAATGA